From Lepus europaeus isolate LE1 chromosome 3, mLepTim1.pri, whole genome shotgun sequence, a single genomic window includes:
- the LOC133757102 gene encoding 10 kDa heat shock protein, mitochondrial-like, which produces MAGQAFRKFLPLFDRVLVERSAAETVTKGGIMLPEKSQGKVLQATVVAVASGSKGKGGEIQPVSVKVGDKVLLPEYGGTKVVLDDKDYFVFRDGDILGKYVD; this is translated from the coding sequence ATGGCAggacaggcatttaggaagtttCTCCCGCTCTTTGACCGGGTCTTGGTGGAGAGGAGCGCCGCGGAAACAGTAACCAAAGGAGGCATTATGCTCCCTGAAAAATCTCAAGGAAAAGTATTGCAAGCAACGGTAGTAGCTGTTGCATCAGGCTCTAAAGGAAAGGGTGGAGAGATTCAACCAGTTAGTGTGAAAGTTGGAGATAAAGTTCTTCTTCCAGAATATGGAGGCACTAAAGTAGTTCTAGATGACAAGGATTATTTTGTATTTAGAGATGGTGACATTCTTGGAAAATATGTAGATTGA